In a single window of the Ancylobacter polymorphus genome:
- a CDS encoding cisplatin damage response ATP-dependent DNA ligase, with the protein MNRFAALLDRLAYEPRRNGKIRLIADYFRHTPDPERGWALAALTGALSFRNAKPGLIRQLIGERTDPVLFALSYDYVGDLSETVALMWPAPHGLNDTEPPPLSAIVHAFTHMGRAEMPAVLASLLDRLDETGRWALLKLITGGLRIGVSARLAKTAVAALGEHAPDAIELVWPGLAPPYEELFAWAEGRGPKPETEDPAPFRPVMLSHPLEEADVAKLDPADFRAEWKWDGIRVQAARAAGPDGRHVTRLYSRTGEDISGAFPDLAEALAFDGVIDGELLILREGRVQSFNVLQQRLNRKAVSPKLLMEFPAHIRAYDLLMAAGEDLRDLPFDARRARLEALIETHPTEGRLDLSPLVPFPTWDALTAARADPAAHGAGEDAEAVEGVMLKRADSAYLPGRPKGPWWKWKRDPHSVDAVLMYAQRGHGKRSSYYSDYTFGVWTEAGELVPVGKAYFGFTDAELIEIDRFVRRNTVNRFGPVREVVHTPTEGLVVEVAFEGLARSTRHRSGLAMRFPRIARLRWDKPPGEADRLETLEAMIGEDESHAPRRPSAVLGKQRSPAGEM; encoded by the coding sequence GTGAACCGTTTCGCCGCTCTGCTCGACCGCCTCGCCTATGAACCGCGCCGCAACGGCAAGATAAGGCTCATCGCCGATTATTTCCGCCACACGCCGGACCCGGAGCGCGGCTGGGCGCTGGCCGCGCTCACCGGGGCGCTGTCGTTCCGCAACGCCAAGCCCGGCCTCATCCGTCAGCTCATCGGCGAGCGCACCGACCCGGTGCTGTTCGCCCTCTCCTATGACTATGTCGGCGACCTCTCGGAGACGGTCGCGCTGATGTGGCCGGCGCCGCACGGGCTCAACGACACCGAGCCGCCGCCGCTTTCCGCCATCGTCCACGCCTTCACCCATATGGGCCGCGCCGAGATGCCGGCGGTGCTCGCCTCCCTGCTCGACCGGCTGGACGAGACCGGGCGCTGGGCGCTGTTGAAGCTCATCACCGGTGGGCTGCGCATCGGCGTGTCCGCCCGCCTCGCCAAGACCGCCGTGGCGGCGCTGGGCGAGCACGCGCCGGACGCGATCGAACTGGTCTGGCCGGGGCTGGCGCCGCCCTATGAGGAGCTATTCGCCTGGGCGGAAGGGCGCGGGCCGAAGCCGGAAACCGAGGACCCCGCCCCGTTCCGCCCGGTCATGCTCTCGCACCCGCTGGAAGAGGCGGATGTCGCCAAGCTCGACCCCGCCGATTTCCGCGCCGAATGGAAATGGGACGGCATCCGCGTGCAGGCGGCCCGTGCCGCGGGGCCGGACGGGCGGCACGTGACGCGGCTCTACAGCCGCACCGGCGAGGATATTTCCGGCGCGTTCCCCGACCTTGCCGAAGCGCTCGCCTTTGACGGCGTAATCGACGGCGAATTGCTGATCCTGCGCGAGGGGCGGGTGCAGTCCTTCAACGTGCTGCAGCAGCGGCTGAACCGCAAGGCGGTGTCGCCCAAGCTGCTGATGGAGTTCCCCGCCCATATCCGCGCCTATGACCTCCTGATGGCGGCGGGCGAGGATCTGCGCGATCTGCCCTTCGACGCCCGCCGCGCGCGGCTGGAGGCGTTGATAGAAACCCATCCCACGGAGGGACGGCTCGACCTCTCGCCGCTCGTGCCCTTCCCCACATGGGACGCGCTGACTGCGGCCCGTGCCGACCCCGCCGCCCATGGCGCGGGAGAGGACGCGGAAGCGGTGGAAGGGGTGATGCTCAAGCGCGCCGACAGCGCCTATCTGCCCGGCCGCCCCAAGGGGCCGTGGTGGAAATGGAAGCGCGACCCGCACAGCGTCGACGCGGTGCTGATGTATGCCCAGCGCGGCCATGGCAAGCGCTCCTCCTATTATTCCGACTACACTTTCGGCGTCTGGACGGAAGCGGGGGAGCTGGTGCCGGTCGGCAAGGCCTATTTCGGCTTCACCGATGCCGAGCTCATCGAGATCGACCGCTTCGTGCGCCGCAACACGGTGAACCGCTTCGGTCCGGTGCGCGAGGTGGTGCACACGCCGACGGAGGGGCTGGTGGTGGAAGTCGCCTTTGAAGGGCTGGCGCGCTCCACCCGCCACCGCTCCGGCCTCGCCATGCGCTTTCCCCGCATCGCCCGGCTGCGCTGGGACAAGCCGCCGGGCGAGGCCGACCGGCTGGAAACGCTGGAGGCGATGATCGGCGAGGACGAAAGCCACGCTCCCCGCCGGCCCAGCGCCGTGCTAGGGAAGCAGCGTTCGCCTGCCGGGGAAATGTGA
- a CDS encoding DUF6460 domain-containing protein: MADNQLARWMGGSPFWVLMRLVLLSVVVGVILAALGLDPLNILASLESLVRHLFNFSFEAIERLWRYFILGAVIVVPLWLILRIANRGR, encoded by the coding sequence ATGGCCGATAATCAGCTTGCCCGCTGGATGGGCGGTTCGCCCTTCTGGGTTCTCATGCGGCTCGTGCTGCTCTCGGTGGTGGTGGGCGTCATCCTCGCCGCACTGGGGCTCGACCCGCTCAACATCCTCGCCAGCCTGGAAAGCCTGGTGCGGCATCTGTTCAACTTCAGCTTCGAGGCGATCGAGCGGCTGTGGCGCTATTTCATCCTCGGCGCGGTGATCGTCGTCCCGCTCTGGCTCATCCTGCGCATCGCCAATCGCGGACGCTGA
- a CDS encoding MATE family efflux transporter produces MSLAAAGRVEVTSRRFLALALPATLAQMTTPILGLVATGAIGRLGDATLLGAVAVGALLFDFAFWIFGSIRMGTAGLTAQALGRGESVELRAVLIRALLISAGIGLALIVLHAPLADLAFLAMGASEGVHAAATLYFSVRILSAPFAIANFALLGWLVGIARTDIGLALQILIAVVNAVATVALVLWWDFGIAGAASANVLAEITGTAFGLIAAARLVGRDWRVPWRTVIDRSRLIETVAVNRDIMIRTALLMSVLLFFTAQGARQDDVTLAANAVLYNIVMVSAFFLDGFSTAAEQICGQSVGARDRAGFRRAVRLVLAWGFGFAAPASALLLVGGGPLIDLLSANDQVREVGRAFLPLAALTPLLGVAAFAYDGIYGGSTWARDMRNMMFPAVALFFLAWWLTLPLGNTGLWLAYLAFIAGRGVFLALRMPALVNRTFPARI; encoded by the coding sequence GTGAGCCTCGCGGCCGCCGGCCGGGTGGAGGTCACCTCCCGGCGCTTCCTCGCCCTCGCCTTGCCGGCGACGCTGGCGCAGATGACGACGCCCATCCTGGGCCTCGTCGCCACCGGCGCCATCGGCCGGCTCGGCGACGCGACGCTGCTCGGCGCGGTGGCGGTGGGCGCGCTGCTGTTCGATTTCGCCTTTTGGATCTTCGGCTCGATCCGCATGGGCACGGCCGGCCTCACCGCCCAGGCGCTCGGGCGCGGCGAGAGCGTGGAACTGCGCGCGGTACTGATCCGCGCTTTGCTGATCTCCGCCGGTATCGGCCTCGCGCTCATCGTGCTGCACGCCCCGCTGGCCGATCTCGCCTTTCTCGCCATGGGCGCCAGCGAGGGCGTTCACGCGGCGGCGACGCTGTATTTCTCCGTGCGCATCCTTTCCGCGCCCTTCGCCATTGCCAATTTCGCCCTGCTCGGCTGGCTGGTCGGCATCGCGCGCACCGATATCGGCCTCGCCCTGCAAATCCTCATCGCCGTCGTGAATGCGGTGGCCACGGTCGCTCTGGTGCTGTGGTGGGATTTCGGCATTGCCGGCGCCGCGAGCGCCAATGTGCTGGCGGAAATCACCGGGACGGCGTTCGGCCTCATTGCCGCCGCCCGGCTGGTGGGGCGGGACTGGCGGGTGCCGTGGCGCACGGTCATCGACCGCAGCCGGCTCATCGAGACGGTGGCGGTCAATCGCGACATCATGATCCGCACCGCGCTGCTGATGAGCGTGCTGCTGTTCTTCACCGCGCAGGGGGCGCGGCAGGACGATGTGACGCTCGCCGCCAATGCGGTGCTCTACAACATCGTCATGGTCTCGGCCTTCTTCCTCGACGGTTTCTCCACTGCGGCCGAGCAGATTTGCGGCCAGAGCGTCGGCGCCAGGGACAGAGCGGGTTTCCGCCGCGCGGTGCGGCTGGTGCTGGCCTGGGGCTTCGGCTTCGCCGCGCCGGCCAGTGCGCTGCTGCTGGTGGGCGGCGGACCGCTGATCGATCTTCTGTCGGCGAACGACCAGGTGCGGGAGGTCGGCCGCGCCTTCCTGCCGCTGGCGGCGCTGACCCCGCTGCTCGGCGTCGCCGCCTTCGCCTATGACGGCATCTATGGCGGATCGACCTGGGCGCGCGACATGCGCAACATGATGTTCCCGGCGGTGGCGCTGTTCTTCCTCGCCTGGTGGCTGACCCTGCCTCTGGGCAATACCGGCCTGTGGCTGGCCTATCTCGCCTTCATCGCCGGCCGCGGCGTTTTCCTGGCATTGCGGATGCCGGCGCTGGTCAATCGAACTTTCCCGGCCAGAATTTGA
- a CDS encoding ligase-associated DNA damage response exonuclease, whose amino-acid sequence MRPEELLHTTPQGLYSPAGDFFIDPTRPVARALITHGHSDHARAGHGRVLATRQTLDIMAIRYGEAFAGATQAADYGARIEVNGVGVTFHPAGHILGSAQIALDWRGCTIVASGDYKPGADPTALPFAPVPCHVFISEATFGLPVFRHPAPATEIGKLMDSLALFPERAHLVGAYALGKAQRVMALLRAAGHDRPILLHGAMEKLTAYYRTQGIDLGETRPARDATPAERAGAVVLCPPGALTDVWSRRFPDPVTAFASGWMRIRARARQNGVELPLILSDHADWDELQVAIRATGCEELWVTHGQEDALVHWATEQGLRARPLHMVGYGEEEGESATPDAPAPDAPTTDVPPAPEVAP is encoded by the coding sequence ATGCGCCCGGAAGAGCTTCTCCACACCACCCCACAGGGGCTTTACTCGCCAGCCGGCGACTTCTTCATCGACCCGACGCGGCCGGTGGCGCGGGCGCTCATCACCCATGGCCATTCCGACCATGCCCGCGCCGGCCATGGCCGCGTGCTCGCGACGCGGCAGACGCTCGACATCATGGCCATCCGCTATGGCGAGGCCTTCGCCGGGGCGACCCAGGCGGCCGACTATGGCGCGCGCATCGAGGTGAACGGCGTCGGCGTCACCTTCCACCCCGCCGGGCATATTCTGGGCAGCGCGCAGATCGCGCTCGACTGGCGCGGCTGCACCATCGTCGCCTCGGGCGACTACAAGCCCGGCGCCGACCCCACCGCCCTGCCCTTCGCACCGGTGCCCTGCCATGTCTTCATCTCGGAGGCGACCTTCGGCCTGCCGGTGTTCCGCCATCCCGCTCCGGCGACGGAGATCGGCAAGCTGATGGACTCGCTGGCGCTGTTTCCCGAGCGCGCGCATCTCGTCGGCGCCTATGCGCTCGGCAAGGCGCAGCGGGTGATGGCGCTGCTGCGCGCTGCCGGCCATGACCGGCCGATCCTGCTGCACGGCGCCATGGAGAAGCTCACCGCCTATTACCGCACGCAGGGCATCGATCTCGGCGAGACCCGGCCCGCCCGCGACGCGACCCCGGCCGAGCGGGCGGGCGCCGTAGTGCTGTGCCCGCCGGGCGCGCTCACCGATGTTTGGTCGCGGCGCTTCCCCGATCCCGTCACCGCCTTCGCCTCGGGCTGGATGCGCATCCGCGCCCGTGCCCGGCAGAACGGCGTCGAGCTGCCGCTGATCCTTTCCGACCATGCGGATTGGGACGAGTTGCAGGTCGCCATCCGCGCCACCGGCTGCGAGGAGCTCTGGGTCACCCACGGGCAGGAAGACGCGCTGGTGCACTGGGCAACGGAGCAAGGGCTGCGCGCCCGGCCGCTGCACATGGTCGGCTATGGCGAGGAGGAGGGCGAGAGCGCCACGCCCGACGCCCCCGCGCCCGATGCCCCCACTACGGACGTGCCGCCGGCACCGGAGGTGGCGCCGTGA
- a CDS encoding methyltransferase domain-containing protein, whose protein sequence is MADGRLILSSGDPTVDRRIDWARALMEEGNAADAVELLAEAVARAGHYAPGWFLLGEAREAAGDAPGAGEAFAQARALDPADTLGATLRLARLEGEVAGMSPAYVRALFDQYADRFDAALARLDYRGPEVIEAGLAQVCERLARPFAFAHGLDLGCGTGLVGARLVDRIGTMEGVDLSPNMVAHARRRKVYDTLAAGEMVAFLAARPAREVDLIFAGDAFCYLDDLTPILTESRRVLEPGGLLAFTTETHGGEGVLLRDTLRFAHAADYVRAELVAAGLVPLTLDPVSVRKEKEQPVAGLLVLALREG, encoded by the coding sequence ATGGCCGACGGCCGGCTCATTCTCTCCTCCGGCGACCCGACGGTCGATCGCCGGATCGACTGGGCGCGCGCGCTGATGGAGGAAGGCAACGCCGCCGACGCGGTGGAGCTTCTCGCCGAGGCGGTGGCCCGCGCCGGCCACTATGCGCCGGGCTGGTTCCTGCTCGGCGAGGCGCGTGAGGCGGCGGGCGACGCGCCGGGGGCGGGCGAGGCCTTCGCGCAGGCGCGGGCGCTCGATCCCGCCGACACGCTCGGCGCCACGCTGCGCCTCGCCCGGCTGGAGGGCGAGGTGGCGGGCATGAGCCCGGCCTATGTGCGCGCGCTGTTCGACCAATATGCCGACCGCTTCGACGCGGCGCTGGCGCGGCTCGACTATCGCGGGCCGGAGGTGATCGAAGCGGGGCTGGCGCAGGTCTGCGAAAGGCTGGCGCGCCCTTTCGCCTTCGCCCATGGGCTCGATCTCGGCTGTGGCACCGGGCTGGTCGGTGCCCGGCTGGTCGACCGCATCGGCACGATGGAGGGTGTGGACCTCTCGCCCAACATGGTCGCCCATGCGCGGCGGCGGAAGGTCTATGATACGCTCGCCGCCGGCGAGATGGTCGCCTTCCTCGCGGCGCGCCCGGCGCGCGAGGTGGATTTGATCTTCGCCGGCGACGCCTTCTGCTATCTCGACGACCTCACCCCCATTCTCACCGAGAGCCGGCGGGTGCTGGAGCCGGGCGGGCTGCTCGCCTTCACCACCGAGACCCATGGCGGTGAGGGCGTCCTGCTGCGCGACACGCTGCGCTTCGCCCATGCGGCGGACTATGTGCGGGCCGAACTCGTCGCCGCGGGGCTCGTGCCGCTCACCCTCGATCCGGTGTCGGTGCGCAAGGAAAAGGAGCAGCCGGTCGCCGGCCTCCTCGTGCTGGCGCTGCGCGAGGGGTGA